The following coding sequences are from one Triticum dicoccoides isolate Atlit2015 ecotype Zavitan chromosome 4A, WEW_v2.0, whole genome shotgun sequence window:
- the LOC119284837 gene encoding formin-like protein 8 yields the protein MERRLPDRRERPWWRSHMLVHLRSRPPENGGVFSLLGFTLSPLPVCLSLTLESGPEAALWLWLWLLSSSSCACVLSARAARQMPPAIALLLAQLVLCGCLSPAVSAAAVVPRRVLHQPLFPIEWTPPPSPPPPPAPDFTSDPSPPVATPDAPPVATPDAPPGDFFPPAPPVSSDGGGGGTASSPPNTVTADVSTPPSPTAAGHGPKKATIVAAGAAAAAGVALLGFACAFLITGRARRRCDSQKLLGPDGGPALRRTAPSAADFLYVGTVEPTTPAHQRGPTSADLAGSPYRKLRNERARRAVCRDEATDHPSPELRPLPPLRRATTMGSSDEDAYYTPRQRSGGSGSGAGGGAGSGVYGETWSEASASSPPTTTTASRRSLPSMTSDFFPPVAAIAALPPPPRSRRTRTPPRTRFSTGSTPDVKQAISPSPRPVQPSNPPPRPPPPPPPPPPPPTAPPKSNAAPRPPPPPPPPPMASTNSLPPKTGEPTSRRRLLKPLPPEGPRIAMPMPITAAAAAENNGSTSMRAEDDAAGGLPKLKPLHWDKVRATSDRAMVWDQLKSSSFQLDEDMIEALFMNNSMPAAPPRDTGRKPAAPAFRQEERVLDPKKAQNIAILLRALNVTREEVSDALLDGNAECLGSELLETLVKMAPTKEEEVKLRDYSGDLSKLGTAERFLKTVLDIPFAFKRVDAMLYRANFETEINYLRKSFETLEAACEDLRGSRLFLKLLEAVLRTGNRMNVGTNRGEAKAFKLDTLLKLADVKGADGKTTLLHFVVQEMIRSEDAKSEKENTTATSSKDKGLKVVCGLSSELGNVKKAASMDFDVLHGYVSKLETGLEKIKSVLQLERQCTQGQRFFIAMQGFLKEADKEIEIVRGEEKRALGRVKDITDYFHGDAAKEEAHPLRIFMVVRDFLSMLDHVCREVGRMQQDRTVVGSARSFRVSTTAPLPVLSLYGQRRQNNSDDDDDSMSS from the exons ATGGAGAGGAGATTACCAGACCGTCGGGAGCGCCCATGGTGGCGATCGCATATGCTAGTACATCTCCGAAGCCGCCCGCCCGAAAATGGCGGCGTCTTCTCTCTCCTCGGCTTCACACTCTCTCCCCTCCCGGTCTGTCTTTCTCTCACTCTAGAAAGCGGGCCCGAAGCTGCGCTCTGGCTCTGGCTTTGgcttttatcttcttcttcttgtgcGTGCGTGCTCTCCGCTCGCGCCGCCCGCCAAATGCCTCCCGCCATCGCGCTGCTGCTCGCGCAGCTGGTGCTGTGCGGGTGCCTCTCGCCGGCGGTgtctgccgccgccgtcgtccccaGGCGGGTGCTGCACCAGCCGCTGTTTCCCATTGAGTGGactccgcccccgtcgccgccgcctccgcccgcgccggactTCACCTCCGACCCCAGCCCTCCCGTGGCCACGCCCGACGCCCCTCCCGTGGCGACGCCCGATGCCCCTCCCGGCGACTTCTTCCCTCCCGCACCGCCGGTGTCCAGTGATGGTGGTGGCGGCGGTACGGCTTCGTCCCCCCCGAACACCGTCACCGCCGACGTCTCCACCCCGCCCTCTCCCACCGCTGCCGGCCACGGCCCCAAGAAGGCGACCATAGTGGCGGCcggggcggccgccgccgccggggtCGCGCTGCTCGGCTTCGCCTGCGCGTTCCTCATCAccggccgcgcccgccgccgctgcgACTCGCAGAAGCTGCTCGGCCCCGACGGCGGGCCGGCGCTCCGCCGCACGGCCCCCTCCGCCGCCGACTTCCTCTACGTCGGCACGGTGGAGCCCACCACGCCGGCGCACCAGCGCGGGCCCACCAGCGCCGATCTCGCCGGCTCCCCGTACCGCAAGCTGCGGAACGAGCGCGCGCGCCGCGCGGTGTGCCGCGACGAGGCCACCGACCACCCGAGCCCGGAGCTCCGGCCGCTCCCGCCGCTGCGGCGCGCCACCACCATGGGCTCCTCCGACGAGGACGCGTACTACACGCCGCGGCAGCGCTCGGGGGGCTCCGGCtcgggcgccggcggcggggccggCAGCGGCGTGTACGGCGAGACGTGGAGCGAGGCGAGCGCGTCCAGCCCGCCCACCACCACCACGGCTTCCCGCCGCAGCCTCCCCAGCATGACCAGCGACTTCTTTCCCccggtcgccgccatcgccgcgcTCCCGCCGCCCCCACGGTCCCGCCGCACGCGCACGCCCCCGCGCACGCGCTTCTCCACTGGCTCCACCCCCGACGTCAAGCAGGCAATCTCGCCATCCCCGCGGCCGGTGCAACCCTCCAACCCACCTCCAcgtccaccgccaccacctcctcctcctccaccaccaccgacAGCGCCGCCCAAGTCCAACGCAGCTCCAAGGccccctcctccaccaccaccgccaccgatgGCGTCAACTAACAGCCTCCCCCCAAAGACGGGGGAGCCGACATCCAGGCGCCGGTTGCTGAAGCCGCTGCCGCCGGAAGGGCCCCGCATTGCCATGCCGATGCCGatcacggcggcggcagcggcggagaaCAACGGGAGCACGTCGATGCGGGCGGAGGACGACGCGGCCGGCGGCCTGCCGAAGCTGAAGCCGCTGCACTGGGACAAGGTGCGGGCGACCTCCGACCGCGCCATGGTCTGGGACCAGCTCAAGTCAAGCTCATTCCA GTTGGACGAGGACATGATCGAGGCGCTCTTCATGAACAACTCCAtgcccgccgcgccgccgagggACACCGGGAGGAAGCCCGCCGCGCCGGCGTTCAGGCAGGAGGAGAGGGTGCTCGACCCCAAGAAAGCGCAGAACATCGCCATCTTGTTGCGCGCCTTGAATGTCACGCGTGAGGAGGTCTCGGACGCGCTCCTGGACG GCAATGCTGAATGTTTAGGCAGTGAGCTTTTGGAAACGTTAGTCAAGATGGCACCTACGAAAGAGGAGGAGGTCAAACTGCGGGATTACAGTGGCGACCTATCGAAGCTGGGAACCGCGGAACGCTTTCTCAAGACTGTGCTGGATATACCTTTCGCCTTCAAAAGAGTCGACGCTATGCTGTACCGAGCCAATTTCGAGACTGAGATAAATTACCTAAGGAAGTCTTTTGAAACGCTAGAG GCAGCTTGTGAAGATCTTAGGGGTAGCAGGTTGTTCCTAAAACTCCTTGAAGCAGTGCTGAGGACCGGGAATCGGATGAATGTCGGCACGAACCGGGGCGAGGCTAAGGCCTTTAAGCTTGACACCCTCCTCAAGCTCGCAGACGTCAAGGGAGCTGATGGCAAAACCACGCTGCTGCACTTTGTTGTCCAAGAAATGATCCGATCGGAAGACGCGAAATCTGAAAAGGAAAACACCACGGCCACCAGCTCCAAAGATAAAGGCCTGAAGGTTGTGTGCGGGCTGAGCAGCGAGCTCGGAAACGTCAAGAAGGCGGCTTCCATGGACTTCGACGTTCTGCACGGCTACGTCAGCAAGCTCGAGACGGGCCTCGAGAAGATCAAGTCGGTGTTGCAGCTCGAGAGGCAGTGCACGCAGGGCCAGAGGTTCTTCATCGCAATGCAGGGCTTTCTGAAGGAGGCCGACAAGGAGATCGAGATAGTGAGAGGCGAGGAGAAGCGGGCTCTGGGGAGGGTGAAAGACATCACCGACTACTTCCACGGGGACGCCGCGAAGGAGGAGGCGCACCCTCTGAGGATATTCATGGTGGTGAGGGACTTCCTCTCGATGTTGGATCACGTCTGCAGGGAGGTTGGCCGGATGCAGCAGGACAGAACCGTCGTCGGGTCGGCGAGGTCGTTCCGTGTCTCGACGACAGCCCCATTGCCGGTCCTAAGCTTGTATGGCCAACGGCGGCAGAACAACTCCGACGACGATGATGATAGCATGTCGTCGTAG